A section of the Streptomyces sp. NBC_00102 genome encodes:
- a CDS encoding pentapeptide repeat-containing protein has product MGETARTTSPAPGSGTAADALRADCANCFGLCCVALTLFASADFAVDKEAGEPCSHLQEDFRCGIHRRLRTAGYPGCTVYDCFGAGQKVSQGVYAGQNWRSRPETADEMFRVFRVMRQLHEMLALLTEALGLPAAGPMREELRRAYDATERLTLEPADQLAGLDVPAHRETVAPLLRGASALVRATVPDRPGRRRPGRDLFGARLRGADLRGADLRSACLVAADLTGADLGLADVIGADFRDARLAGADLTDTLFLTQVQLNAARGDGATRIPPSLSRPARWDA; this is encoded by the coding sequence GTGGGTGAGACAGCCCGGACCACCAGTCCCGCCCCGGGTTCCGGCACCGCCGCGGACGCTCTGCGCGCGGACTGCGCCAACTGCTTCGGGCTGTGCTGCGTCGCCCTCACCCTCTTCGCCTCCGCCGACTTCGCGGTAGACAAGGAGGCGGGCGAGCCCTGTTCGCACCTCCAGGAGGACTTCCGCTGCGGGATCCACCGGCGGCTCCGGACCGCCGGCTATCCCGGATGCACGGTGTACGACTGCTTCGGCGCGGGGCAGAAGGTCTCGCAGGGCGTGTACGCGGGGCAGAACTGGCGTTCCCGCCCGGAGACCGCGGACGAGATGTTCCGGGTGTTCCGGGTGATGCGTCAGCTCCACGAGATGCTCGCCCTTCTGACGGAGGCTCTCGGCCTGCCCGCGGCGGGCCCGATGCGCGAGGAACTGCGACGGGCGTACGACGCCACGGAACGTCTCACCCTGGAACCCGCCGACCAACTGGCCGGCTTGGACGTGCCGGCGCACCGGGAGACGGTCGCGCCCCTGCTGCGCGGGGCCAGTGCGCTCGTCCGCGCCACCGTGCCCGACCGCCCCGGAAGGCGTCGCCCGGGCCGTGATCTCTTCGGGGCCCGGCTCCGGGGCGCGGATCTGCGGGGCGCCGACCTGCGGTCGGCGTGCCTGGTGGCGGCGGACCTCACCGGCGCGGACCTGGGCCTTGCGGACGTGATCGGAGCCGACTTCCGTGACGCCCGGCTCGCGGGCGCCGACCTGACCGACACCCTCTTCCTGACCCAGGTCCAGCTCAACGCGGCCCGGGGCGACGGTGCGACGAGGATCCCGCCCTCGCTCAGCCGCCCAGCCCGCTGGGACGCCTGA
- a CDS encoding NADPH-dependent F420 reductase, whose protein sequence is MSVLVPSDARVGRVPFPLRLKYRFARRNSGRDGGVGALRVTIQPFRTTRRRSDHMQIGIIGAGNIGGNLTRRLTALGHQVTVANSRGPETLEALVAETGATAAKASEAARDARIVVVTVPLKSVPDLPAGFLDHAADGAVVIDTGNYYPQQRDGRIAEIEEGLPESRWTEARIGRPVVKAFNGTFAQDILDRGLPQETPGRQALPVAGDDEEAKRAVRDLIDELGFDTVDAGGLDESWRQQPGTPVYGNRGDAEAILKALAAASPERTAEWRA, encoded by the coding sequence ATGTCCGTCCTCGTCCCTTCAGATGCCCGCGTCGGGCGCGTGCCATTTCCGCTTCGGCTGAAGTATCGATTCGCCCGCAGGAATAGCGGGCGGGACGGAGGGGTTGGCGCACTACGAGTGACCATTCAGCCTTTCCGCACGACACGAAGAAGGTCGGATCATATGCAGATCGGCATCATTGGTGCGGGCAATATCGGTGGCAACCTGACCCGGCGTCTGACCGCCCTCGGCCACCAGGTGACCGTCGCCAATTCGCGCGGCCCCGAGACTCTCGAAGCCCTCGTCGCGGAAACCGGAGCCACGGCGGCGAAGGCCTCCGAAGCGGCGCGCGACGCGCGGATCGTCGTGGTGACCGTGCCGCTGAAGTCCGTCCCCGACCTGCCCGCCGGTTTCCTGGACCACGCGGCGGACGGAGCCGTGGTGATCGACACCGGCAACTACTACCCGCAGCAGCGGGACGGCCGGATCGCGGAGATCGAGGAGGGGCTGCCGGAGAGCCGCTGGACCGAGGCCAGGATCGGCCGCCCGGTCGTCAAGGCGTTCAACGGCACGTTCGCCCAGGACATCCTGGACCGCGGTCTTCCGCAGGAGACTCCCGGCCGGCAGGCGCTTCCCGTGGCCGGGGACGACGAAGAGGCGAAGAGGGCCGTGCGGGACCTCATCGACGAGCTGGGGTTCGACACGGTCGACGCCGGCGGTCTGGACGAGTCGTGGCGCCAGCAGCCCGGCACACCCGTGTACGGAAACCGGGGTGACGCCGAAGCCATCCTCAAGGCCCTGGCAGCGGCCTCGCCCGAGCGCACCGCGGAGTGGCGGGCGTAG
- a CDS encoding GH25 family lysozyme: protein MLHGIDVSSYQETFETDGVDFVFIKSTEGTSYVNPHLATQVKRARDAGCVVGFYHFLWPGKVAEQVRYFLAGTPEKSGDLFAVDWERTGDGTRAGNADKDKFLHELKRLRPDHRALLYCGRSFWLDVDRTSYAGDGLWIADYVEPGQPRIQADWRFHQYTDHPLDRNVAAFASPAELRDWAGG, encoded by the coding sequence ATGCTGCACGGAATAGATGTCAGCTCCTATCAGGAGACGTTCGAAACCGACGGAGTGGATTTCGTCTTCATCAAGTCGACGGAGGGGACCTCCTACGTCAATCCGCACCTGGCCACCCAGGTGAAGCGGGCGCGGGACGCCGGCTGCGTGGTCGGCTTCTACCACTTCCTCTGGCCGGGAAAGGTGGCGGAGCAGGTGCGCTACTTCCTCGCCGGAACGCCGGAGAAATCTGGGGACCTCTTCGCCGTCGACTGGGAGCGGACCGGTGACGGCACCCGGGCCGGCAATGCCGACAAGGACAAGTTCCTCCACGAGTTGAAACGGCTCCGCCCGGACCACCGGGCTCTGCTCTACTGCGGCCGTTCGTTCTGGCTCGACGTCGACAGGACCTCGTACGCGGGCGACGGCCTGTGGATCGCTGACTACGTGGAACCGGGGCAGCCGCGCATCCAGGCGGACTGGCGCTTCCACCAGTACACGGACCATCCGCTCGACAGGAACGTGGCGGCCTTCGCCTCGCCCGCCGAGTTGCGCGACTGGGCCGGGGGGTAG
- the adhP gene encoding alcohol dehydrogenase AdhP encodes MKAAVVRSFTEPLTVEERPVPTPAPHQVLVRMETSGLCHTDIHAARGDWPVKPAPPFVPGHEGIGVVEAVGDQVNHLSAGDRVAIPWLGEACGHCDHCVSGWETLCLEQSNSGYSVDGSHTEYAVAHGTYVVPVPEGIDPLDAAPLTCAGVTTYKAVKLSGARPGARVLVSGIGGLGHLALQYARIFGAETIAVDVTDEKLTLARELGADHVIDARTQDVAEEAQKLGGADAAISLAVSNESFSAAYGSLRRGGTLVLVALPAEGTLALPVFDTVLNGITVVGSIVGTREDLAEVFRLHRLGRTRVVRETRRLDDINSSIDEVLEGKVSGRLVFDLR; translated from the coding sequence GTGAAAGCCGCCGTGGTCCGCAGTTTCACCGAACCCCTGACCGTGGAGGAGAGGCCCGTCCCGACCCCCGCACCGCACCAGGTGCTGGTGCGGATGGAGACCTCCGGCCTCTGCCACACCGACATCCACGCCGCCCGGGGGGACTGGCCCGTGAAACCGGCGCCCCCCTTCGTACCCGGACACGAGGGAATCGGCGTGGTCGAAGCCGTCGGTGACCAGGTGAACCACCTCTCGGCGGGAGACAGAGTGGCGATCCCCTGGCTCGGCGAGGCCTGCGGCCACTGCGACCACTGCGTGTCCGGCTGGGAGACCCTCTGTCTGGAGCAGAGCAACAGCGGCTACTCGGTCGACGGCAGCCACACCGAGTACGCCGTGGCCCACGGCACCTACGTGGTGCCGGTGCCCGAGGGGATCGACCCCCTCGACGCCGCCCCGCTGACCTGCGCGGGCGTGACCACGTACAAGGCCGTGAAGCTCTCGGGCGCCCGCCCCGGCGCCCGGGTCCTCGTCTCCGGGATCGGAGGCCTCGGACACCTCGCGCTCCAGTACGCGCGGATCTTCGGCGCGGAGACCATCGCGGTCGACGTCACCGACGAGAAACTGACGCTCGCCCGGGAGCTGGGTGCGGACCACGTCATCGACGCCCGCACCCAGGACGTCGCCGAAGAGGCCCAGAAGCTGGGCGGCGCCGACGCGGCGATCTCCCTGGCGGTCAGCAACGAGTCCTTCTCCGCCGCGTACGGATCGCTCCGCCGCGGAGGGACGCTCGTCCTCGTCGCGCTGCCGGCCGAGGGTACGCTCGCGCTGCCGGTCTTCGACACGGTCCTGAACGGGATCACCGTCGTCGGCTCCATCGTCGGTACCCGCGAGGACCTGGCCGAGGTCTTCCGGCTGCACCGCCTCGGCCGCACCCGGGTCGTCCGCGAGACCCGGAGGCTCGACGACATCAACAGCTCGATCGACGAGGTCCTGGAGGGGAAGGTGTCCGGCCGGCTCGTCTTCGATCTCCGCTGA
- the ctaD gene encoding cytochrome c oxidase subunit I, protein MTTRGTSEPVESEAAYADELPVRRKQPGNVVIRWLTTTDHKTIGTLYLITSFAFFCVGGILALVMRAELARPGNQIVSNEQFNQAFTMHGTIMLLMFATPLFAGFTNWIMPLQIGAPDVAFPRLNMFAYWLYLFGSLIAVGGFLTPQGAADFGWFAYSPLTDAVHSPGVGGDLWIMGLAFSGFGTILGSVNFITTIVCMRAPGMTMFRMPIFVWTVLLTAVLVLLAFPVLAGALLALEADRKFGAQIFNPANGGSLLWQHLFWFFGHPEVYIIALPFFGIVSEVIPVFSRKPIFGYIGLIAATIAIAGLSVTVWAHHMYVTGGVLLPFFSFMTFLIAVPTGVKFFNWIGTMWKGSLSFETPMLWATGFLVTFLFGGLTGVLLASPPLDFHVSDSYFVVAHFHYVVFGTVVFAMFAGFHFWWPKFTGKMLDERLGKITFWTLFVGFHGTFLVQHWLGAEGMPRRYADYLAADGFTTLNTISTIASFLLGLSILPFLYNVWKTAKYGEKIEVDDPWGFGRSLEWATSCPPPRHNFVTLPRIRSESPAFDLHHPYVRAIDDAANVPGASVTIAPGDKQQ, encoded by the coding sequence GTGACGACGAGGGGTACCTCAGAACCGGTGGAATCAGAGGCCGCGTACGCGGACGAACTGCCGGTACGGCGCAAGCAGCCGGGAAATGTCGTCATCAGATGGCTGACCACCACCGATCACAAGACGATCGGCACGCTCTACCTGATCACGTCTTTCGCCTTCTTCTGCGTCGGAGGCATTCTCGCCCTGGTCATGCGTGCCGAACTGGCCCGGCCGGGCAACCAGATCGTCTCCAACGAGCAGTTCAACCAGGCGTTCACGATGCACGGCACGATCATGCTGCTGATGTTCGCGACGCCGCTGTTCGCCGGTTTCACCAACTGGATCATGCCGCTGCAGATCGGTGCGCCCGACGTGGCGTTCCCCCGACTGAACATGTTCGCGTACTGGCTGTACCTCTTCGGTTCGCTCATCGCGGTGGGAGGCTTCCTCACCCCGCAGGGCGCCGCCGACTTCGGCTGGTTCGCCTACTCCCCGCTCACCGACGCGGTCCACTCGCCGGGCGTCGGCGGTGACCTGTGGATCATGGGTCTGGCATTCTCCGGCTTCGGCACGATCCTCGGATCGGTCAACTTCATCACCACGATCGTCTGCATGCGCGCGCCCGGCATGACGATGTTCCGGATGCCGATCTTCGTGTGGACCGTGCTGCTGACCGCTGTCCTGGTCCTCCTGGCCTTCCCGGTCCTCGCGGGCGCGCTGCTGGCCCTGGAGGCCGACCGCAAGTTCGGAGCCCAGATCTTCAACCCGGCCAACGGCGGGTCGCTGCTCTGGCAACACCTCTTCTGGTTCTTCGGACACCCGGAGGTGTACATCATCGCCCTGCCGTTCTTCGGGATCGTCAGCGAGGTCATCCCGGTCTTCAGCCGCAAGCCGATCTTCGGCTACATCGGCCTGATCGCGGCCACGATCGCCATCGCGGGTCTCTCCGTGACGGTGTGGGCGCACCACATGTACGTGACGGGCGGGGTGCTCCTGCCGTTCTTCTCCTTCATGACGTTCCTCATCGCGGTACCGACCGGTGTGAAGTTCTTCAACTGGATCGGCACGATGTGGAAGGGCTCGCTGTCCTTCGAGACACCGATGCTCTGGGCCACCGGCTTCCTGGTCACCTTCCTCTTCGGTGGTCTGACCGGTGTCCTGCTGGCCTCGCCGCCGCTGGACTTCCACGTCTCGGACTCGTACTTCGTCGTCGCGCACTTCCACTACGTCGTCTTCGGCACCGTCGTGTTCGCGATGTTCGCCGGGTTCCACTTCTGGTGGCCGAAGTTCACCGGCAAGATGCTGGACGAGCGGCTCGGCAAGATCACGTTCTGGACGCTGTTCGTGGGCTTCCACGGCACGTTCCTGGTGCAGCACTGGCTCGGTGCCGAGGGCATGCCGCGCCGTTACGCGGACTACCTCGCGGCCGACGGTTTCACCACGCTGAACACGATCTCGACGATCGCCTCGTTCCTGCTGGGCCTGTCGATCCTGCCGTTCCTCTACAACGTGTGGAAGACCGCCAAGTACGGCGAGAAGATCGAGGTCGACGACCCGTGGGGCTTCGGCCGTTCGCTGGAGTGGGCGACTTCCTGCCCGCCCCCGCGCCACAACTTCGTGACCCTGCCCCGGATCCGTTCGGAGTCCCCGGCGTTCGACCTGCACCACCCCTACGTCCGCGCGATCGACGACGCGGCCAACGTGCCCGGCGCCTCCGTGACCATCGCCCCGGGGGACAAGCAGCAGTAG
- a CDS encoding FUSC family protein produces MNMQRTPVPWGAVLRGGPAALPLLLAVLADRPSLGVPAALGAMLAGINDRPGSRRGAVLRLGVPAVIGSLGLFVGTWLGDLTGGGRSLVLMPLALAVLGLVAGALSSTGPVASSCGTQLLVAAVIGAGMPLPEPGWQRASLFLVGAGWLLVLRLVLPSPVRSRAKGGAPYVLDGEREAVAAVYTAVAELLRAAGSDRAPGRRAALSGALDHAQDTLSGPRLRRHASSAAERRLHAQYAAAFPLAEAATALAWAGEALPARIAEGPDRLARAVLTGAPCGALPAPARSGSGLRALDEALLRAATDFDSREGRTPRTVGASRRTSLLRRAFGPAGRAYGIRVALCCGTSTALAQVLRHDHWYWLPATAVFLVKPDLGPLASRVLCRAVGTVAGAALFAVLLAPFAGPAVAVGAVAVCGALVPVASRHFAAQTAVVTVLVLSLVVLTGEPSAGAGRIVESLLACALVLVIGHVRMPGQRVHSVRSALDTSSSAAYRYLRHVLDHPGDGELRGDLRRDAYRSLAAARNAIDLSAAELPPVARRTAGSAEVAHALESLIDTTTACAVHLDGRPAGLSRSYADRLSARLSALDAAQAGAFRPDRHAAGTPAATR; encoded by the coding sequence ATGAACATGCAGCGCACCCCGGTGCCCTGGGGCGCCGTTCTGCGGGGCGGGCCGGCCGCGCTGCCGCTCCTGCTCGCGGTCCTGGCCGACCGCCCTTCGCTGGGAGTGCCCGCCGCACTGGGGGCCATGCTCGCGGGGATCAACGACCGGCCGGGCAGCCGCCGTGGTGCGGTGCTGCGGCTCGGGGTCCCCGCGGTGATCGGCTCCCTCGGGCTGTTCGTCGGCACCTGGCTCGGCGACCTCACCGGCGGCGGGCGTTCCCTGGTGCTCATGCCGCTCGCGCTGGCCGTGCTCGGACTCGTGGCGGGTGCGCTCAGCTCGACCGGGCCGGTGGCCTCCTCCTGCGGGACCCAGTTGCTGGTGGCGGCCGTGATCGGCGCCGGGATGCCGCTGCCCGAACCCGGCTGGCAGCGGGCGTCCCTGTTCCTCGTCGGCGCGGGGTGGCTGCTGGTGCTGCGGCTGGTGCTGCCCTCCCCGGTACGTTCCCGGGCCAAGGGCGGCGCTCCGTACGTCCTCGACGGGGAGCGGGAGGCCGTGGCGGCGGTGTACACGGCCGTCGCGGAACTGCTGCGGGCCGCGGGGAGCGACCGGGCGCCGGGCCGTCGCGCGGCGCTGAGCGGCGCGCTCGACCACGCACAGGACACCCTGTCCGGGCCGAGGCTGCGACGGCACGCGAGTTCGGCGGCCGAGCGCAGGCTGCACGCCCAGTACGCCGCGGCGTTCCCCCTGGCCGAGGCGGCGACCGCGCTGGCCTGGGCCGGGGAAGCACTGCCCGCCCGGATCGCGGAGGGGCCCGACCGGCTGGCTCGGGCCGTCCTCACGGGCGCCCCCTGCGGCGCGCTTCCCGCTCCGGCCCGGTCCGGATCGGGACTGCGGGCACTCGACGAGGCGCTGCTGCGCGCCGCCACCGATTTCGACAGCCGGGAGGGCCGCACGCCGCGGACCGTCGGGGCCTCGCGTCGTACGTCCCTGCTGCGCCGCGCCTTCGGCCCGGCCGGGCGCGCGTACGGGATCCGGGTCGCCCTGTGCTGCGGGACGAGCACAGCGCTCGCCCAGGTGCTCCGTCACGACCACTGGTACTGGCTGCCGGCGACCGCGGTGTTCCTGGTCAAGCCCGATCTCGGGCCGCTGGCCTCGCGTGTGCTGTGCCGGGCGGTCGGGACGGTGGCGGGAGCCGCTCTCTTCGCCGTGCTGCTGGCTCCGTTCGCCGGACCCGCGGTCGCGGTGGGAGCGGTGGCGGTGTGCGGTGCGCTCGTCCCGGTGGCCAGCCGTCATTTCGCGGCCCAGACGGCGGTCGTCACCGTACTGGTGCTCTCGCTGGTGGTCCTGACCGGTGAGCCCTCCGCCGGTGCCGGGCGCATCGTGGAGTCGCTGCTGGCCTGTGCGCTCGTCCTGGTGATCGGCCATGTGCGGATGCCTGGTCAGCGGGTGCACTCGGTGCGCTCGGCACTGGACACGTCCTCCTCGGCCGCGTACCGGTACCTGCGCCACGTCCTGGACCACCCCGGGGACGGGGAGCTCCGCGGCGATCTGCGGCGGGACGCCTACCGGTCCCTCGCGGCGGCCCGGAACGCGATCGATCTGTCGGCCGCCGAGCTGCCGCCGGTGGCCCGGCGTACGGCCGGGTCCGCCGAGGTCGCCCATGCCCTGGAGTCGCTGATCGACACGACGACGGCCTGCGCCGTGCACCTCGACGGGCGCCCGGCCGGGCTCTCCCGTTCGTACGCCGACCGGCTGTCCGCCCGGCTGTCCGCTCTCGACGCCGCGCAGGCGGGTGCGTTCCGGCCGGACCGGCACGCGGCGGGGACCCCGGCGGCGACGCGCTGA
- a CDS encoding antitoxin produces the protein MSAMDKIKKMLKGHEDQTGKAVDKAGDMIDKKTGNKYQGQVDSAQDSLKRQFGAPGERGGEGNPPQR, from the coding sequence ATGTCGGCGATGGACAAGATCAAGAAGATGCTCAAGGGGCACGAGGACCAGACGGGCAAGGCCGTCGACAAGGCCGGCGACATGATCGACAAGAAGACCGGCAACAAGTACCAGGGCCAGGTCGACTCGGCCCAGGACAGCCTCAAGCGCCAGTTCGGCGCACCGGGCGAGCGGGGCGGCGAAGGGAATCCGCCGCAGCGGTAG
- a CDS encoding D-arabinono-1,4-lactone oxidase — MNAPERNWAKNVTFGARRLLTPTSVEELRHIVGLSTEIRALGTRHSFNDIADTRGDLVSVAGLPRTVEIDSAARTATVSAGLRFGDLAAPLHESGFALHNLGSLPHISVAGACATGTHGSGVGNRSLAGAVRAVEIVRADGSLTTLERGHPDFPGAVVSLGALGIVTRLTLDLVPAFDVRQWVYEGLPRDQAVHGFDEIMSEGYSVSLFTSWRGGPVDQVWVKRAVDAEDAYEVPAAWRGAALADGPRHPVPGMPAGNCTLQQGVRGPWYERLPHFRLEFTPSSGDELQSEYFVARQDAPAAFEALERIQDRVAPHLLIAEIRTVAADELWLSPAQGRDSVAFHFTWKPDAEAVTPVLHAVEEALAPFGARPHWGKVFPAGPDDLRGLYPDWTRFEELAGRYDPEGVFRNDFLRRFFPRSGD; from the coding sequence GTGAACGCTCCCGAGCGGAACTGGGCCAAGAACGTCACCTTCGGTGCCCGGCGCCTGCTGACCCCCACCTCCGTGGAAGAGCTGCGCCACATCGTGGGGTTGTCCACCGAGATCCGTGCACTCGGCACCCGGCACTCCTTCAACGACATCGCCGACACGCGGGGTGACCTGGTCTCGGTCGCCGGGCTTCCCCGGACGGTCGAGATCGACTCAGCCGCGCGTACCGCCACGGTCAGCGCCGGACTGCGGTTCGGGGACCTGGCCGCACCCCTGCACGAGAGCGGCTTCGCGCTCCACAACCTCGGCTCGCTCCCGCACATCTCGGTCGCCGGAGCCTGCGCCACCGGGACCCACGGATCCGGCGTCGGGAACCGCTCGCTGGCCGGAGCGGTCCGCGCCGTCGAAATCGTCCGCGCCGACGGATCCCTGACCACCCTGGAGCGTGGCCACCCCGACTTCCCCGGCGCGGTGGTCTCCCTCGGCGCCCTCGGCATCGTCACGCGGCTGACCCTCGACCTGGTGCCCGCCTTCGACGTCCGGCAATGGGTCTACGAAGGTCTGCCCCGCGACCAGGCGGTGCACGGGTTCGACGAGATCATGTCCGAGGGCTACAGCGTCAGCCTCTTCACGAGCTGGCGCGGCGGACCCGTCGACCAGGTGTGGGTGAAGCGCGCCGTGGACGCCGAGGACGCTTACGAAGTCCCGGCAGCGTGGCGCGGCGCGGCGCTCGCGGACGGTCCCCGCCACCCGGTTCCCGGAATGCCGGCCGGGAACTGCACCCTTCAGCAGGGGGTACGCGGACCCTGGTACGAGCGGCTGCCCCACTTCCGCCTCGAATTCACCCCCAGCAGCGGCGACGAGCTGCAGTCGGAGTACTTCGTGGCACGCCAGGACGCCCCGGCGGCCTTCGAGGCACTGGAGCGCATACAGGACCGCGTGGCACCCCATCTGCTGATCGCCGAGATCAGGACGGTGGCGGCCGACGAACTCTGGCTGAGCCCCGCCCAGGGGCGCGACTCGGTGGCCTTCCACTTCACGTGGAAGCCGGACGCCGAGGCCGTCACCCCGGTGCTGCACGCCGTCGAGGAAGCGCTAGCCCCGTTCGGCGCGAGGCCGCACTGGGGAAAGGTCTTCCCCGCGGGGCCGGACGACCTGCGGGGCCTGTACCCCGACTGGACCCGCTTCGAGGAGCTGGCCGGCCGGTACGACCCCGAGGGAGTCTTCCGCAACGACTTCCTGCGGCGCTTCTTCCCCCGGTCCGGGGACTGA
- a CDS encoding MASE1 domain-containing protein, with the protein MIRSEKARRRTVAAAQLLGVVVAYYLSGRLGLLRRLEAYQSVVTPLWPPTGVALAALLQFGVRIWPGIALGALFTTLSVSGSLSPFGIGILAGNTLGPLTAYAALRSVGFRKELDRLRDGVALVFLGAFAGMLVSSTLGCVTLVVAEKLPPERYWPVWACWWAGDVMGVLVVTPILLVLRRARMPRITDRWLEAAGLFVVMSVASLVATNSTLAMLYLVFPVLIWAALRFQLAGSAPCALLVSVLAVISATHQAGPFRGHQVLEVMLNLALLNGSVTLTSLLLSAVVTEQLDIRREMEHACVELADLVEELTPRSAVRARRPGSGERAAIGPEPG; encoded by the coding sequence GTGATCCGCAGCGAGAAGGCCAGACGCCGGACCGTGGCCGCCGCCCAGCTCCTGGGAGTCGTGGTCGCGTACTACCTGTCCGGCCGACTGGGGCTGCTGCGCCGGCTGGAGGCGTACCAGTCCGTCGTGACACCCCTGTGGCCGCCCACGGGAGTGGCGCTGGCCGCCCTGTTGCAGTTCGGCGTACGGATCTGGCCGGGCATCGCGCTCGGCGCCCTGTTCACCACGCTCTCGGTCAGCGGCTCGCTCTCGCCCTTCGGGATCGGCATCCTGGCGGGAAACACGCTCGGACCACTGACCGCCTACGCGGCCCTGCGCTCGGTGGGCTTCCGGAAGGAGCTGGACCGATTGCGGGACGGGGTCGCCCTGGTCTTCCTGGGCGCCTTCGCCGGGATGCTGGTCAGCTCCACCCTCGGCTGCGTCACGCTGGTCGTGGCGGAGAAGCTGCCGCCGGAGAGGTACTGGCCCGTCTGGGCGTGCTGGTGGGCGGGCGATGTGATGGGTGTGCTCGTGGTGACACCCATCCTCCTGGTCCTGCGCCGGGCAAGGATGCCCCGGATCACCGACCGCTGGCTGGAGGCCGCCGGTCTCTTCGTCGTCATGTCGGTCGCCTCACTCGTGGCGACCAACAGCACCCTCGCCATGCTCTATCTGGTGTTTCCCGTCCTGATCTGGGCGGCGCTCCGGTTCCAGCTGGCCGGCAGTGCTCCGTGCGCCCTGCTCGTCTCGGTCCTCGCGGTGATCTCGGCGACGCATCAGGCCGGGCCGTTCCGGGGCCATCAGGTGCTGGAGGTGATGCTGAACCTCGCCCTGCTGAACGGTTCGGTGACGCTCACCTCGCTCCTGCTGTCGGCGGTCGTCACGGAGCAGTTGGACATCCGCCGCGAGATGGAGCACGCCTGCGTGGAGCTGGCGGATCTCGTCGAGGAGCTGACGCCCCGCTCGGCCGTCCGCGCCCGGAGACCCGGGTCCGGCGAACGCGCGGCGATCGGTCCGGAACCCGGGTGA
- a CDS encoding PP2C family protein-serine/threonine phosphatase produces the protein MTRRRNSAPASAADLLGTLQQLTARARQEVELHQARVELAEALQRTMLPGELPSVPGLQTAARYQPTHHGLDIGGDWYDGFELPDGALGFVIGDVQGHDVEAAAVMGQIRIAMRAIAGSTPDPGEIMRRTNDLMLSVTAPLFATCTFLRVDPVTRELHSARAGHVASVWATVDGRSGIAESPGGLPLGIMGGETYPVTRRTLDVPGAVVLLTDGLVEGPSLDIDEGLEGIRRLVSAHVDASAEELAQTVLGAADMTGHEDDVAFLVLRHGEGGTAG, from the coding sequence ATGACTCGCCGGAGGAATTCCGCCCCAGCGAGCGCCGCGGACCTCCTCGGCACCCTGCAGCAGCTCACCGCCCGCGCGCGGCAGGAAGTGGAACTCCACCAGGCCCGGGTCGAGCTCGCCGAGGCGCTCCAGCGCACCATGCTCCCGGGCGAGCTGCCCTCGGTCCCCGGTCTGCAGACCGCCGCCCGCTATCAGCCGACCCACCACGGGCTCGACATCGGCGGCGACTGGTACGACGGGTTCGAGCTGCCGGACGGGGCTCTCGGCTTCGTCATCGGTGACGTACAGGGGCACGACGTCGAAGCGGCGGCCGTCATGGGGCAGATCCGGATCGCCATGCGGGCCATCGCGGGCAGCACCCCGGACCCGGGCGAGATCATGCGTCGCACCAACGACCTGATGCTGTCGGTCACGGCCCCGCTCTTCGCCACCTGCACCTTCCTGCGGGTCGATCCGGTCACCCGCGAGCTGCACTCGGCCCGCGCGGGCCATGTGGCGAGCGTGTGGGCGACCGTCGACGGACGGTCCGGGATCGCGGAGAGTCCGGGAGGTCTGCCGCTGGGCATCATGGGTGGGGAGACCTATCCCGTCACCCGGCGCACGCTCGACGTGCCCGGCGCGGTCGTCCTGCTGACCGACGGGCTGGTGGAGGGGCCTTCCCTCGACATCGACGAGGGGCTCGAAGGGATACGAAGGCTGGTGAGCGCCCATGTTGACGCCTCAGCCGAGGAGCTCGCCCAGACGGTGCTCGGGGCCGCGGACATGACGGGCCACGAGGACGATGTGGCTTTTCTCGTCCTGCGGCACGGAGAGGGCGGCACGGCAGGCTGA